A stretch of the Enterobacter mori genome encodes the following:
- the fliE gene encoding flagellar hook-basal body complex protein FliE — MSATLMHGVLDQIQRQAQQVGGPSTRLQSPRGDTPSFSDVLFNSINEINKTQVEAKSKTQQWMSGSQDIALNDVMLAMQKSSISFSFGMQARNKMIGAYQEIMNTPV, encoded by the coding sequence ATGTCAGCAACATTAATGCATGGCGTACTCGATCAAATTCAGCGTCAGGCGCAGCAGGTCGGCGGGCCGTCTACTCGCCTCCAGTCTCCGCGCGGCGACACGCCCTCTTTTTCTGACGTTTTATTTAACAGCATTAACGAAATAAATAAAACCCAGGTCGAGGCAAAGAGCAAAACACAGCAGTGGATGTCCGGAAGTCAAGATATTGCCCTGAATGACGTGATGCTCGCGATGCAGAAGTCTTCTATTTCATTCAGCTTTGGTATGCAGGCGCGAAATAAAATGATCGGCGCGTATCAGGAAATAATGAATACACCGGTTTAA